A single region of the Neisseria zoodegmatis genome encodes:
- the kdsB gene encoding 3-deoxy-manno-octulosonate cytidylyltransferase produces the protein MSAFTVLIPARLSSSRLPGKALADIHGKPMVVRVAEQAAKSKAARVIVATDHADIQTACQAHGIETVMTADTHESGTTRLAEAAATLGLADDTVIVNVQGDEPLIDPELINRTAALLVANQVPMATAAHAIDNLAEFLNPNCVKVVLNTHGNALYFSRAPIPYPRDAMAVGTDKLPEGLNPLRHIGIYAYRAGFLQQYAQMSASVHETAESLEQLRVLWHGYSIAVGVTDTAPAAGVDTPEDLERVRAVFKG, from the coding sequence ATGAGCGCCTTTACCGTTTTGATTCCCGCCCGGCTCTCTTCCTCGCGCCTGCCGGGTAAAGCGCTGGCCGACATCCACGGCAAACCCATGGTGGTGCGCGTGGCCGAACAAGCCGCCAAAAGCAAAGCGGCGCGCGTCATCGTTGCCACCGACCACGCCGACATTCAGACGGCCTGCCAAGCGCACGGCATCGAAACCGTGATGACGGCCGACACGCACGAGAGCGGCACCACCCGCCTGGCCGAAGCCGCCGCCACGCTGGGCTTGGCCGACGACACCGTGATTGTGAACGTTCAGGGCGACGAACCTTTAATCGACCCTGAACTGATCAACCGCACCGCCGCGCTGCTGGTTGCCAACCAAGTGCCGATGGCCACCGCCGCGCACGCTATCGACAATCTGGCCGAATTTCTCAACCCGAACTGCGTGAAAGTGGTGCTCAACACCCACGGCAACGCCCTGTATTTCAGCCGTGCGCCGATTCCCTACCCACGCGATGCGATGGCTGTCGGCACAGACAAACTGCCCGAAGGCTTAAACCCGCTGCGCCACATCGGCATTTACGCCTACCGCGCCGGCTTTTTGCAGCAATACGCCCAAATGAGCGCTTCCGTGCATGAAACCGCCGAATCGCTGGAGCAGCTGCGTGTGCTGTGGCACGGCTACTCGATTGCCGTCGGAGTGACCGACACCGCCCCCGCCGCAGGCGTGGATACGCCGGAAGATTTGGAAAGAGTGCGCGCTGTCTTTAAGGGATAA
- a CDS encoding DUF2322 family protein — MSFQDNLATLPSIDHLSGLDVLSNGETIHHIPAAPGKLGSLKLYHALAQEFNGVLSREAAEHGLALFAEHVADAEANPGKHPNIDLLFKVKAENLNLQLKALTN; from the coding sequence ATGAGTTTTCAAGACAACCTCGCCACCTTGCCTTCTATTGACCATCTGAGCGGTTTGGATGTGTTGAGCAACGGCGAAACCATCCACCATATTCCCGCCGCGCCCGGCAAGCTCGGTTCGCTCAAGCTTTATCACGCACTGGCACAGGAGTTTAACGGTGTGTTGAGCCGCGAAGCCGCCGAACACGGTTTGGCTTTGTTTGCCGAACATGTGGCCGATGCCGAAGCCAACCCCGGCAAGCATCCCAATATTGATTTGCTGTTTAAAGTGAAAGCTGAAAACTTGAATTTGCAGCTGAAAGCGTTGACGAATTAA
- a CDS encoding tetratricopeptide repeat protein: protein MKVLRWLAAPSCAIFLALSACANVQPGTYQQAKEAYSKGQYEEAHKIMKALAEQGDANAQNQLGMMFSDGISRPLDYAQAKQWWEKAAAQNHVNAIYHLGLLYENGWGVRPDYVIAVEWYAKAAELGQVNAMVNLAALYESGKGVKRNHRKAAEWYEQAAEKGEVESQFKIGMMYLNGTGVKRNQAKAKHWLVKAAEQGDVKATSVLKKKRM, encoded by the coding sequence ATGAAAGTTTTACGTTGGCTTGCAGCGCCTTCGTGCGCAATTTTTCTGGCATTATCCGCCTGTGCAAACGTACAACCGGGTACCTACCAACAGGCCAAAGAAGCATACAGCAAAGGCCAATACGAAGAAGCCCATAAAATCATGAAAGCCCTTGCCGAGCAAGGCGATGCCAATGCGCAAAACCAATTGGGCATGATGTTTTCAGACGGCATCAGCCGACCTTTAGACTACGCCCAAGCCAAACAGTGGTGGGAAAAGGCCGCCGCACAAAACCATGTGAACGCCATTTATCATTTGGGTTTATTGTATGAAAACGGCTGGGGTGTGCGCCCCGATTACGTTATTGCGGTTGAGTGGTATGCAAAAGCTGCGGAACTCGGCCAAGTGAATGCTATGGTAAACCTCGCTGCGTTATACGAATCCGGAAAAGGTGTGAAACGCAACCATCGTAAGGCCGCCGAGTGGTACGAACAAGCCGCAGAAAAAGGCGAAGTCGAAAGCCAATTCAAAATCGGCATGATGTATTTGAACGGCACGGGCGTGAAGCGCAACCAAGCAAAAGCCAAGCATTGGTTGGTCAAAGCTGCCGAGCAAGGCGATGTTAAAGCTACATCGGTATTGAAAAAGAAAAGAATGTAA
- a CDS encoding DUF4149 domain-containing protein: protein MKKLAAVLAGVWLGLQLGMGYVAAPLLFQNLQRMQAGELAGVLFNVVAYFGLAVWLLVYAVYKMYAERGYTRSYTPKWIVLLLILMAVNQFLITPVIEAHKAGESNWLLGLIGGSFGQWHGVSSIVYMVCSVIGLGLVFRLLKLDTH from the coding sequence ATGAAAAAACTGGCGGCTGTGTTGGCCGGAGTGTGGCTGGGTTTGCAGCTTGGAATGGGTTATGTGGCGGCGCCGCTGCTGTTTCAAAATCTGCAAAGAATGCAGGCGGGCGAGCTGGCGGGCGTTTTATTCAACGTGGTGGCTTATTTCGGCTTGGCGGTTTGGCTGTTGGTGTATGCGGTGTATAAGATGTACGCCGAGCGCGGCTATACCCGTTCTTACACGCCGAAATGGATTGTGCTGCTGCTGATATTGATGGCGGTGAACCAGTTTTTGATTACGCCGGTGATTGAGGCGCATAAAGCGGGCGAATCCAATTGGTTGTTGGGTTTGATCGGCGGCTCTTTCGGGCAATGGCACGGTGTGTCGAGCATTGTGTATATGGTGTGCAGTGTGATCGGTTTGGGGCTGGTGTTCCGTTTGTTGAAGCTGGATACGCACTGA
- the lpxK gene encoding tetraacyldisaccharide 4'-kinase → MPKLHEIIEQHWQRPRPLLGAVLWPLSRLFQAVSFVRRALYQSDRLKSRKLPVPVVVVGNIHAGGAGKTPVVAALVSGLQAQGIRAGIISRGYGRSFSGTHVLNENSTAAEAGDEPLLLYRQTHSPTAVGSDRADAGQALLAAHPDIQVIVTDDGLQHYALQRDMEIVVFPVADAGRLNLDLLPNGGLREPLSRLQEVDAVVISGCTEAHQNAFGLHRNEFHSRLGTGNIYRLHHPDELLDTGRLNGLRVAAVAGIAKPERFFNTLRAMGITPAETRALPDHAALTAADLPQADIVIITEKDAVKLSDGLPHSVWVLPVCAIIEPDLAAFVAGRLNLSKTF, encoded by the coding sequence ATGCCCAAACTTCATGAAATAATCGAACAACATTGGCAACGCCCCCGCCCTTTGCTCGGCGCGGTGTTATGGCCTTTGTCGCGGCTGTTTCAAGCCGTATCGTTTGTGCGCCGCGCTTTGTATCAATCAGACCGTCTGAAAAGCCGCAAACTGCCCGTGCCGGTGGTGGTGGTGGGCAATATCCATGCGGGCGGCGCGGGTAAAACCCCTGTGGTTGCCGCTTTGGTGTCGGGCTTGCAGGCGCAGGGCATCCGTGCGGGGATTATCAGCCGCGGCTACGGGCGCAGTTTCAGCGGCACACATGTATTGAATGAAAACAGCACCGCCGCAGAAGCCGGAGACGAGCCTTTATTGCTGTACCGCCAAACCCACTCGCCGACTGCGGTCGGCAGCGACCGTGCCGATGCAGGGCAAGCACTGTTGGCGGCGCATCCCGACATTCAAGTGATTGTGACCGACGACGGCCTGCAACATTATGCTTTGCAGCGCGATATGGAAATCGTGGTGTTTCCCGTTGCCGATGCAGGCCGTCTGAATTTGGATTTACTGCCCAACGGCGGTTTGCGCGAACCGCTTTCCCGCTTGCAGGAAGTTGATGCCGTGGTGATCAGTGGCTGCACCGAAGCGCATCAAAACGCGTTCGGCCTGCACCGAAACGAATTTCACAGCCGCCTCGGCACCGGCAATATTTACCGCCTGCACCACCCCGACGAGCTTCTCGACACAGGCCGTCTGAACGGCTTGCGCGTGGCCGCCGTGGCCGGCATTGCCAAGCCCGAACGTTTTTTCAATACCTTGCGCGCCATGGGCATCACACCGGCGGAAACCCGCGCCCTGCCCGATCACGCCGCGCTGACTGCGGCGGACTTGCCGCAAGCCGACATCGTGATCATTACCGAAAAAGACGCAGTCAAACTTTCAGACGGCCTGCCGCATTCTGTGTGGGTGCTGCCCGTTTGTGCGATAATCGAGCCTGACTTGGCGGCGTTTGTCGCAGGCCGTCTGAATTTATCTAAAACTTTTTAA
- the upp gene encoding uracil phosphoribosyltransferase, whose protein sequence is MNITVIDHPLVKHKLTLMREAECSTFKFRTLTTELARLMAYEATRDFATENYIIDGWCGQIEGERIKGKTLTVVPILRAGLGMLDGVLDLIPTAKISVVGLQRDEETLKPVSYFEKFVDSMDSRPALIIDPMLATGGSMVATIDLLKQKGCRNIKALVLVAAPEGVKLVNEAHPDVTIYTAALDSHLNEHGYIIPGLGDAGDKIFGTR, encoded by the coding sequence ATGAACATTACCGTTATCGACCACCCGCTGGTCAAACACAAACTCACCTTGATGCGCGAAGCCGAGTGCAGCACGTTTAAATTCCGCACGTTGACCACCGAGTTGGCGCGCTTGATGGCTTATGAAGCCACCCGCGATTTCGCGACGGAAAACTATATTATCGACGGCTGGTGCGGCCAGATCGAAGGCGAGCGCATTAAAGGTAAAACGCTCACGGTTGTGCCGATTCTGCGCGCCGGCTTGGGTATGCTCGACGGCGTGCTGGATTTGATTCCCACCGCCAAAATCAGCGTGGTCGGCCTGCAACGCGACGAAGAAACGCTCAAGCCGGTTTCTTATTTTGAAAAATTCGTCGACAGCATGGATTCGCGTCCGGCGTTGATTATCGACCCCATGTTGGCAACCGGCGGCTCGATGGTGGCCACCATTGATTTGCTGAAGCAGAAAGGCTGCCGCAATATCAAAGCCTTGGTGCTGGTGGCCGCGCCCGAAGGCGTGAAGCTGGTGAACGAAGCCCACCCCGACGTAACCATTTACACCGCCGCGCTCGACAGCCATCTCAACGAACACGGCTACATCATCCCCGGTTTGGGCGATGCGGGCGATAAGATTTTCGGCACGCGCTGA
- a CDS encoding YdgA family protein, with protein sequence MKKFLISVLFVGICALAALPYYLGIKAEESLAFQQKLLAESSFLTVESHQYERGWFSATETTVIRLKPTLLHNTQKYLPDNLKTVLKEPITVINHVKHGPFAGGITPVRAHVETEFQYHPETAKVLARFFGENAPVSITNTVYLGGSGKLALNVPAFDYEELSGIKLNWKGLSGSTAYESDFAAYTHDYAAPSLQLKLADKGSIAMENLHIRTETSEGSNKLALGNSSFKLGKFSTQWQEGFDYNIKINELVNIVTDLQIGAFINPTGTISPSKIVVDNLRFDTQTGESGEWINSEGRFRFETLTYGDDRYGPLDINIAGEHLDAKSLLAVKNKLAELSSKEMSEEQIQAEIIKTVKNDASGLFTQNPVLKVKTFHFTMPEGIVDVKGEMRFTGLLQNDLNDLSAMLKKTTAHFDMQVPQKLLEQLAINQARNIFSVNAKDLAEGRAGIDDINETLRLMVDSTVNSMAGEQYLTVEEGNIKTRIELADNQLKLNGKAFQAEPEPEFDESDMLPESPAASAPAR encoded by the coding sequence ATGAAAAAATTTCTGATTTCCGTATTGTTCGTCGGCATTTGCGCTTTAGCAGCCCTGCCTTACTATTTAGGCATCAAAGCCGAAGAAAGCCTGGCCTTCCAGCAGAAGCTGCTTGCCGAGTCCAGCTTTCTGACCGTCGAATCGCACCAATACGAACGCGGCTGGTTCAGCGCAACCGAAACCACCGTTATCCGGCTCAAACCCACCTTGCTGCACAACACCCAAAAATACCTGCCCGACAACCTGAAAACCGTTTTAAAAGAACCCATTACGGTTATCAACCATGTTAAACACGGCCCCTTTGCCGGCGGCATCACTCCCGTGCGCGCGCATGTGGAAACCGAATTCCAATACCACCCCGAAACCGCCAAAGTGTTGGCACGCTTTTTCGGTGAAAACGCCCCCGTCAGCATAACCAACACCGTGTATCTCGGCGGCAGCGGCAAGCTGGCCTTAAACGTGCCTGCTTTCGACTACGAAGAACTTTCCGGCATCAAACTCAACTGGAAAGGCTTGAGCGGTTCTACCGCCTACGAATCCGATTTTGCCGCCTACACCCACGATTATGCCGCACCTTCCCTGCAACTCAAGCTGGCCGACAAGGGCAGTATTGCCATGGAAAACCTGCATATCCGCACGGAAACTTCCGAAGGCAGCAACAAACTGGCCTTGGGCAACAGCAGCTTCAAGCTCGGCAAATTCTCCACCCAATGGCAAGAAGGCTTCGACTACAACATCAAAATCAACGAATTGGTAAATATCGTTACCGACTTGCAGATCGGCGCGTTTATCAACCCCACCGGCACCATTTCGCCGTCTAAAATCGTGGTCGACAATCTCCGGTTCGACACCCAAACCGGCGAAAGCGGAGAATGGATCAACAGCGAAGGGCGTTTCCGCTTTGAAACCCTAACCTACGGCGACGACCGCTACGGCCCGCTCGACATCAACATTGCCGGCGAGCATCTCGATGCCAAGAGCCTGCTGGCGGTTAAAAACAAACTGGCCGAACTTTCCTCTAAAGAAATGAGCGAAGAGCAGATTCAGGCCGAAATCATCAAAACCGTTAAAAACGACGCTTCGGGGCTGTTTACTCAAAACCCCGTGCTGAAAGTCAAAACCTTCCATTTCACCATGCCCGAAGGCATTGTGGACGTGAAAGGCGAAATGCGCTTCACCGGCCTGCTGCAAAACGACCTCAACGACTTGAGCGCGATGCTGAAAAAAACCACCGCCCATTTCGACATGCAAGTACCGCAAAAACTGCTTGAACAACTTGCCATCAATCAGGCCCGCAACATTTTCAGCGTGAACGCCAAAGACTTGGCCGAAGGCCGCGCCGGCATCGACGATATCAACGAAACCCTGCGCCTGATGGTCGACAGCACCGTCAACTCCATGGCCGGAGAACAATACCTGACCGTTGAAGAAGGCAACATCAAAACCCGTATCGAATTGGCCGACAACCAATTGAAACTCAACGGCAAAGCGTTCCAAGCCGAACCCGAACCCGAGTTTGACGAAAGCGATATGCTGCCCGAAAGCCCCGCCGCTTCCGCGCCTGCCCGTTAG
- a CDS encoding Trm112 family protein codes for MEKKFLDILVCPVSKGKLEYHLDKQELWCRQSKLAYPIRDGIPYMLEAEARELSEEELHA; via the coding sequence ATGGAAAAGAAATTTTTAGACATCCTCGTCTGCCCGGTCAGCAAAGGCAAACTGGAATACCATCTCGACAAACAAGAGCTGTGGTGCCGCCAAAGCAAACTGGCCTACCCCATCCGCGACGGCATTCCCTATATGCTTGAAGCCGAAGCGCGCGAATTGAGCGAAGAAGAGTTGCACGCATGA
- the rpoD gene encoding RNA polymerase sigma factor RpoD, protein MSTEHSNTHDSEYEEQDDNRPLTLEEQRARLRQLIIMGKERGYITYSEINDALPDDMSDAEQIDNIVSMISGLGIQVTEQAPDAEEMLMSDNTAAITDDDAVAEAEAALSSVDSEFGRTTDPVRMYMREMGQVDLLTREDEIIIAKKIENALKNMVQAISACPGSITEILELIGRIRADEIKVDEVVEAIIDPNEVLLNELGLGHLETAAPADNSDTDDSDDSDNDSEDDEDESSPEAIAATNLEELKQKVLEHFERIQEDYDKMIAALTKHDSRHETYLEHRDAIASKLLEVRFATRQIEALSSNLRERVENIRRLEREIRDICLDRVHMDRDYFINYFLPEITRLDWVEEEVAKGKVWSNALDRFRHAIIEKQTALADMETETRISIEELKEINKNMVISEKETAAAKQEMIQANLRLVISIAKKYTNRGLQFLDLIQEGNIGLMKAVDKFEYRRGYKFSTYATWWIRQAITRSIADQARTIRIPVHMIETINKMNRISRQYLQETGEEPDSAKLAELMEMPEDKIRKIMKIAKEPISMETPIGDDDDSHLGDFIEDVNNVAPADAAMYSSLHEVTKEVLESLTPREAKVLRMRFGIDMNTDHTLEEVGKQFDVTRERIRQIEAKALRKLRHPTRSDRLRSFLDSEENKQ, encoded by the coding sequence ATGTCCACCGAACACAGCAATACACACGACAGCGAATACGAAGAACAAGACGACAACCGTCCGCTCACCCTTGAAGAGCAGCGGGCACGGTTACGCCAGCTCATTATCATGGGTAAAGAGCGAGGCTACATCACCTACTCCGAAATCAACGACGCCCTGCCTGATGATATGTCTGACGCAGAGCAAATCGACAACATCGTCAGCATGATTTCAGGCTTGGGCATCCAAGTGACCGAGCAGGCGCCCGATGCCGAAGAAATGCTGATGAGCGACAACACCGCCGCCATCACCGACGACGACGCCGTTGCCGAAGCCGAAGCCGCCCTGTCCAGCGTTGACAGCGAATTCGGCCGCACCACCGACCCCGTGCGTATGTACATGCGCGAAATGGGTCAGGTCGATCTGCTGACCCGCGAAGACGAAATCATCATCGCCAAAAAAATCGAAAACGCTCTGAAAAACATGGTACAGGCCATTTCCGCCTGCCCCGGTTCGATTACCGAAATTTTGGAGCTGATCGGGCGCATCCGCGCCGATGAAATCAAAGTCGACGAAGTTGTAGAAGCCATTATCGACCCCAACGAAGTATTGCTCAACGAACTGGGCTTAGGCCATCTGGAAACTGCCGCACCGGCCGACAACAGCGATACCGACGACAGCGACGACAGCGACAACGACAGCGAAGATGACGAAGACGAAAGCAGCCCCGAAGCCATCGCCGCCACCAACTTGGAAGAGCTGAAGCAAAAAGTGCTCGAACATTTTGAACGCATCCAAGAAGATTACGACAAAATGATCGCCGCGCTGACCAAACACGACAGCCGCCATGAAACCTATTTGGAACACCGCGACGCCATCGCTTCCAAACTGCTCGAAGTACGTTTCGCCACCCGTCAGATTGAAGCCTTGAGCAGCAACTTGCGCGAACGCGTGGAAAACATCCGCAGACTCGAACGCGAAATCCGCGATATCTGCTTGGATCGCGTTCATATGGACAGAGACTATTTCATCAACTACTTCCTGCCCGAAATCACACGCTTGGATTGGGTTGAAGAAGAAGTGGCCAAAGGCAAAGTTTGGAGCAACGCGCTCGACCGCTTCCGCCATGCCATTATCGAGAAACAAACCGCGCTGGCCGACATGGAAACCGAAACCCGCATTTCCATCGAAGAGCTGAAAGAAATCAATAAAAACATGGTGATCAGCGAAAAAGAAACCGCTGCCGCCAAGCAGGAAATGATTCAGGCCAACTTGCGTTTGGTGATTTCGATTGCTAAAAAATACACCAACCGCGGCTTGCAGTTCCTTGATTTGATTCAGGAAGGCAATATCGGTTTGATGAAAGCCGTGGATAAGTTCGAATACCGCCGCGGTTACAAATTCTCTACTTACGCCACATGGTGGATTCGTCAGGCCATTACCCGCTCGATTGCCGACCAAGCGCGCACCATCCGTATTCCGGTTCACATGATTGAAACCATCAACAAAATGAACCGCATTTCGCGCCAATATCTGCAAGAAACCGGCGAAGAGCCTGATTCTGCCAAACTGGCCGAACTGATGGAAATGCCCGAAGACAAAATCCGCAAAATCATGAAAATCGCCAAAGAGCCGATTTCCATGGAAACGCCAATCGGTGACGACGACGATTCGCATTTGGGCGATTTCATCGAAGACGTGAACAATGTCGCTCCGGCAGACGCGGCCATGTATTCGAGCCTGCACGAAGTTACCAAAGAAGTGCTGGAAAGCCTGACTCCGCGCGAAGCAAAAGTATTGCGTATGCGCTTCGGTATCGACATGAACACCGACCACACGCTGGAAGAAGTGGGCAAGCAGTTCGACGTAACCCGCGAACGTATCCGCCAAATCGAAGCCAAAGCATTGCGCAAACTGCGTCACCCGACCCGCAGCGACCGCTTGAGAAGCTTCTTGGACAGCGAAGAGAACAAGCAGTAA
- a CDS encoding choline/carnitine O-acyltransferase yields the protein MTQQPRLPVPDLVETCARYLKQVRPLLSDEEYKKTTASVRHFQSRIGKTLQTQLETSAEKADTSWLLDAWLKSYLDVRTPLPLASNVGFAIRTHGKSLSEWAAAIAAVCADFHHNRIPVPHTPQGTPVCMQQWQILRGAARTPKTASDGYRIAETTSRHIGVLHNGFYYRITALDDHFEAYHPDTFQQAFEQILTDHIENPYPVAIPSYLGGNATAQVYRALNTKDDNAELINHLETDLFHISLDHMPLAADDDLARATFVPHQNVWCYKPMTFCYNSATQRLFLHCEHTWEDGGALKGIVALAAEKLHAHHGKKTAPAISRHQWTLTPTQKKNWPQWQQQYAQQAAKMRVTSVPIPFNGNSIPKGVSHDALMQFLLQYALLTTYGEVRNTYEAVDVSHFRNGRTECVRPISDESLAFVGTLLQDQPDQSLLDAALAEHKARIKAAKLGQGANRHLLGLKLMARQNGSRRVPAVFKDKAYEVFSTDFLSTSTLGDDSTIINFAFAPTSDGGLGINYTLTQDGWLFTASYAEQQKHEVAIFLEALKQGAERLLPFFNPKAKDSQ from the coding sequence ATGACCCAGCAACCACGCTTGCCGGTGCCCGATCTTGTAGAAACCTGTGCCCGCTACCTCAAACAGGTGCGTCCGCTGCTGAGTGATGAAGAATATAAAAAAACCACGGCTTCCGTGCGCCATTTCCAAAGCCGGATAGGGAAAACATTACAAACACAACTGGAAACATCCGCCGAAAAAGCCGACACCAGCTGGCTACTGGATGCTTGGCTGAAAAGCTATCTCGACGTGCGCACGCCTCTGCCTCTGGCGAGCAATGTAGGCTTTGCCATCCGCACGCACGGTAAAAGTTTGAGCGAATGGGCGGCTGCCATCGCCGCCGTGTGCGCCGACTTCCACCACAACCGCATTCCCGTGCCACACACTCCGCAAGGCACGCCCGTGTGTATGCAGCAATGGCAGATTTTGCGCGGCGCGGCGCGTACCCCGAAAACCGCCAGCGACGGCTACCGCATCGCCGAAACCACCAGCCGCCACATCGGGGTTTTGCACAACGGCTTCTATTACAGAATCACCGCGCTTGACGATCATTTTGAAGCCTACCACCCCGACACCTTCCAACAGGCGTTCGAGCAGATTTTGACCGACCACATCGAAAACCCCTACCCTGTCGCCATTCCCTCTTATTTGGGCGGCAACGCCACGGCTCAGGTTTATCGTGCCCTCAACACCAAAGACGACAACGCCGAGCTGATCAACCATCTCGAAACCGATTTGTTCCACATCAGCCTCGACCACATGCCGCTGGCTGCCGACGACGACCTGGCCCGTGCCACGTTTGTACCGCATCAAAACGTGTGGTGCTACAAGCCGATGACTTTCTGCTACAACAGCGCAACGCAAAGGCTGTTTCTGCATTGCGAACACACTTGGGAAGACGGCGGCGCATTAAAAGGCATCGTGGCGCTTGCCGCAGAAAAGCTCCATGCCCACCACGGCAAAAAAACGGCACCGGCCATCAGCCGCCACCAATGGACGCTCACGCCCACCCAAAAGAAAAATTGGCCGCAATGGCAGCAACAATATGCTCAACAAGCTGCTAAAATGCGCGTAACCAGCGTACCCATTCCCTTTAACGGCAACAGCATTCCGAAAGGTGTCAGCCACGACGCTTTGATGCAGTTTTTGCTTCAATACGCCCTGCTCACCACCTACGGCGAAGTGAGAAACACCTATGAAGCGGTGGACGTCAGCCATTTCCGCAACGGCCGCACCGAATGCGTGCGCCCGATTTCGGATGAATCGCTCGCGTTTGTCGGCACGTTGCTGCAAGACCAGCCCGACCAAAGCCTGCTCGATGCCGCCCTTGCCGAACACAAAGCCCGCATCAAAGCCGCCAAACTGGGGCAAGGCGCCAACCGCCACTTGCTCGGTTTGAAGCTGATGGCACGGCAAAACGGCAGCCGCCGCGTTCCCGCTGTGTTTAAAGACAAGGCTTATGAAGTTTTCTCAACCGATTTCCTGTCCACTTCCACTTTGGGCGACGACAGCACGATCATTAATTTTGCCTTCGCACCCACTTCCGACGGCGGTTTGGGCATCAACTACACCTTAACCCAAGACGGCTGGCTCTTCACTGCCAGCTATGCTGAGCAACAAAAACACGAAGTGGCGATTTTTCTTGAAGCCTTAAAACAAGGTGCGGAACGCTTGCTGCCTTTCTTCAACCCGAAAGCCAAAGACAGCCAATAA
- the cysD gene encoding sulfate adenylyltransferase subunit CysD → MSIQNHHLNWLEAESIYIIREVIAEAKNPALLFSGGKDSVVLLALAVKAFQIEGRPLKLPFKLLHVDTGHNYPEVIAFRDQTVARTGVELVVGSVEDSIKRGTVVLRRETDSRNAAQAVTLVETIEEHGFDALMGGARRDEEKARAKERIFSFRDEFGQWDPKNQRPELWNLYNTRLFPGENMRVFPISNWTELDIWQYIARENLALPPIYYAHEREVVERGGLLVPVTPLTPKRDGETAQVCSVRFRTVGDISCTCPVASTAATPEDIIAETAAATLSERSATRMDDRVSEAAMEERKKAGYF, encoded by the coding sequence ATGTCTATCCAAAACCACCACCTCAACTGGCTTGAAGCCGAATCCATCTACATCATCCGCGAAGTGATTGCCGAAGCGAAAAACCCCGCGCTGCTGTTTTCGGGCGGCAAAGATTCGGTGGTGCTGCTCGCGCTGGCCGTGAAAGCTTTTCAAATCGAAGGCCGGCCGCTCAAGCTGCCATTCAAACTGCTGCATGTGGATACCGGCCACAATTATCCCGAAGTGATTGCTTTCCGCGACCAAACCGTCGCCCGCACCGGCGTGGAGCTGGTGGTGGGCAGCGTGGAAGATTCCATCAAACGCGGCACGGTGGTTTTGCGCCGCGAAACCGACTCACGCAATGCCGCCCAAGCCGTTACCCTTGTCGAAACCATTGAAGAACACGGCTTCGACGCACTGATGGGCGGCGCACGGCGCGACGAAGAAAAAGCCCGCGCCAAAGAACGCATCTTCTCTTTCCGCGACGAATTCGGCCAATGGGATCCGAAAAACCAACGCCCCGAACTTTGGAATCTCTACAATACCCGCCTCTTCCCCGGCGAAAACATGCGCGTGTTCCCTATTTCCAATTGGACGGAACTCGACATCTGGCAATACATCGCCCGCGAAAACCTTGCTCTGCCGCCGATTTACTATGCCCACGAACGTGAAGTGGTCGAACGCGGCGGCCTGCTTGTGCCCGTTACCCCGCTCACACCCAAGCGCGACGGCGAAACCGCGCAAGTGTGCAGCGTGCGTTTCCGCACCGTCGGCGACATTTCCTGCACCTGCCCCGTTGCCAGCACCGCCGCCACACCGGAAGACATCATCGCCGAAACCGCCGCCGCCACCCTTTCCGAACGCAGCGCCACCCGCATGGACGACCGCGTTTCCGAAGCGGCCATGGAAGAGCGCAAAAAAGCAGGCTATTTCTAA